From one Chloroflexota bacterium genomic stretch:
- a CDS encoding tyrosine-type recombinase/integrase — translation MRRRESIKPLQNVGRAIRASRAYLEPDEIARLEESAANLRDRLLIRLLFHLGCRISEALALEVKDIAFGSSAVVIEHLKYRMKISCPKCGTRLGKSHKFCPLCGNGVEKALAQEQEHRRMRTLPIDDNTLRMLRDYIQRGGPVPREGKRLIFGINRHRAWQVVRECAKRAGLPNLINPETGKIHGVSPHRLRDAFATHAVKLDDSGDGLRLLQEHLGHQSFNTTAKYRKVSGKEHREWYRKLWKKDSS, via the coding sequence ATGCGACGAAGGGAATCCATAAAACCCTTACAGAATGTTGGAAGAGCTATCAGAGCGAGCCGAGCCTACTTGGAACCCGATGAGATAGCACGCCTAGAGGAGTCAGCTGCCAACCTCAGGGATCGATTGCTTATCAGACTGCTTTTCCATTTAGGGTGTCGTATCTCTGAGGCGTTGGCCCTTGAGGTAAAAGACATTGCCTTTGGAAGCAGTGCGGTCGTCATTGAGCATCTAAAGTATCGGATGAAGATAAGTTGCCCGAAGTGCGGAACAAGATTGGGCAAAAGCCACAAATTCTGCCCACTCTGCGGCAACGGCGTCGAGAAGGCATTGGCTCAAGAGCAAGAGCACCGCCGAATGAGAACACTACCCATCGATGACAATACCTTACGGATGCTTAGGGATTACATCCAGCGAGGCGGGCCAGTCCCAAGAGAAGGCAAAAGACTCATCTTCGGCATAAACCGCCATCGAGCCTGGCAGGTAGTTCGAGAGTGTGCCAAGAGGGCTGGCCTCCCCAACCTTATAAACCCAGAGACAGGCAAGATACACGGGGTGAGCCCCCATAGACTACGAGACGCATTTGCTACCCATGCAGTAAAACTGGATGACTCAGGGGATGGACTCAGGCTATTGCAAGAGCATCTTGGTCATCAGAGCTTCAACACAACGGCTAAGTACAGGAAGGTGTCGGGCAAGGAGCACCGCGAGTGGTATCGGAAGCTGTGGAAGAAGGATAGTTCATGA
- a CDS encoding helix-turn-helix domain-containing protein, translating to MEMVDDRLTLSVEECAKRLGIGRNSAYEAVARGEIPIIRVGKRLLVPKAQLDKLLAGETPLFKSPKKGTVES from the coding sequence ATGGAAATGGTGGACGACAGATTAACGCTATCTGTAGAAGAGTGTGCGAAACGGCTTGGGATCGGGCGCAATTCAGCTTATGAGGCTGTAGCTAGAGGCGAGATCCCAATAATCAGAGTTGGGAAACGCCTGCTAGTGCCGAAAGCGCAATTGGACAAGCTTTTGGCTGGTGAAACTCCTTTGTTCAAATCCCCCAAAAAAGGAACGGTTGAGTCCTAA
- a CDS encoding site-specific integrase, whose amino-acid sequence MRGHIEKRGKDSYSIAISMGRDNTGKYKYQWVSVKGIKKDAEKRLAEMLHQIDNGTFVKPGKTTLADYLEKWLKDYAWPNLAPRTAEGYESIVRQHLIPSLGNIPLTQLKPEHLQQYYSEKLSGGRCDSKGGLSRTTVSHHHTCLHRALKMALKWGLVSRNPAEAVTAPRPQHSDMQTMNEEEVQTFLEAAKKTLYYPLFYMALFTGMRRSELLALRWQDVDLLFCQVHISRSLHHLRDGSIIFRAPKTAKGRRMIALTPSTALMLGKYRENQEATRAMLGIPLKDDDLVFSHFDGKPLLPDTISHAWTKIVEHAGLKHFRLHDGRHTHASLLLKQNVHPKIVQERLGHATISTTLDLYSHVAPGLQEAAARRFDEALSPKYNEMADRVRHENEANEKVY is encoded by the coding sequence ATGAGAGGACATATTGAAAAAAGGGGTAAGGATAGCTATTCTATTGCTATCAGCATGGGGAGGGACAATACTGGCAAGTATAAGTATCAATGGGTGAGTGTAAAGGGGATAAAGAAGGATGCTGAAAAGCGCCTAGCAGAAATGCTTCACCAGATTGATAATGGGACTTTTGTTAAGCCGGGTAAGACTACCCTTGCCGATTACTTGGAGAAGTGGCTAAAGGACTATGCTTGGCCTAATCTAGCTCCTAGGACGGCTGAAGGTTACGAATCCATTGTACGCCAGCACCTTATCCCTTCTCTCGGGAATATACCACTAACACAGCTAAAACCTGAACACCTTCAGCAATATTACTCTGAAAAACTATCAGGTGGCCGCTGTGACAGTAAGGGCGGTCTAAGCCGGACAACGGTTTCTCACCATCACACGTGTCTTCACCGTGCCCTAAAAATGGCCTTAAAGTGGGGACTCGTGAGTCGGAATCCGGCCGAGGCGGTTACTGCCCCACGCCCCCAGCATTCCGATATGCAAACTATGAATGAAGAGGAAGTGCAGACTTTTCTTGAAGCTGCTAAAAAGACGCTTTATTATCCCTTATTCTACATGGCCCTTTTTACGGGAATGAGGCGAAGTGAATTACTGGCCTTGCGCTGGCAGGACGTGGATTTACTCTTCTGCCAAGTACACATTTCCCGCTCTCTTCACCACCTGAGGGATGGTAGCATAATATTTAGAGCCCCAAAAACAGCTAAGGGACGCCGAATGATAGCCTTAACGCCGTCCACTGCCCTGATGCTTGGGAAGTATAGAGAAAATCAAGAAGCAACTAGAGCCATGTTGGGGATACCGTTGAAGGATGATGACCTAGTATTCAGCCATTTTGACGGGAAGCCGTTACTACCGGATACGATAAGCCATGCTTGGACTAAGATAGTGGAACATGCTGGCCTGAAGCATTTCAGATTGCATGATGGAAGGCATACCCACGCCTCACTCCTCTTAAAACAGAATGTGCATCCGAAGATAGTACAAGAGCGACTGGGCCATGCCACTATCTCAACAACGCTAGACCTCTATAGCCATGTCGCCCCTGGACTTCAAGAAGCCGCAGCCCGGCGCTTTGACGAGGCATTAAGTCCCAAGTATAATGAAATGGCTGATAGAGTAAGGCATGAAAATGAGGCTAATGAAAAGGTCTATTAG
- a CDS encoding TIM barrel protein, which translates to MGGLLFGTAGVPRSAWPPSTIGGIERIAELGLGCMEIEFVQGVKMGETAARLVGEAAIRTGVRLSAHAPYYINLNSDDMEKVRASQSRILQTARIASLCRAENVVFHPAFYMGRPPEEVYSTVKNYLGEILDQLERERIQVCIRPEVTGKGSQFGTIEELVNLSAELEGVALCLDFSHWHARTGKFNSYPEFEAVLLQMRQRLGEAALENMHIHVSGISYGKKGELKHLNLGESDFQYRELLRVLKDYDVKGMVICESPNLEEDALRLQATYNSL; encoded by the coding sequence ATGGGCGGTTTGCTCTTCGGAACGGCGGGGGTTCCGCGCAGTGCCTGGCCACCATCAACAATCGGCGGCATTGAGCGTATTGCCGAGCTGGGACTGGGCTGCATGGAGATAGAGTTTGTCCAGGGTGTGAAGATGGGGGAGACAGCCGCGAGATTGGTTGGTGAGGCCGCGATTCGAACCGGTGTGAGATTGTCCGCGCACGCTCCCTATTATATAAATCTGAATTCTGATGATATGGAAAAGGTGAGGGCCAGTCAGAGCCGCATTTTACAGACGGCACGCATCGCCTCGCTCTGCCGGGCCGAAAACGTGGTCTTTCATCCCGCATTTTATATGGGACGACCGCCGGAAGAAGTATATAGTACTGTGAAGAATTACCTGGGTGAAATACTGGACCAGCTTGAGCGCGAGAGGATTCAGGTATGTATCAGGCCGGAAGTAACCGGCAAAGGCAGCCAGTTTGGCACCATTGAGGAACTGGTAAACCTCAGCGCCGAACTTGAGGGTGTGGCACTCTGCCTCGACTTCTCCCACTGGCACGCCCGTACCGGCAAGTTCAATTCCTATCCGGAGTTTGAAGCCGTCCTGCTCCAGATGAGGCAACGTCTGGGAGAGGCGGCACTGGAAAACATGCATATTCACGTTTCCGGTATCAGCTACGGTAAGAAGGGTGAATTGAAGCACCTCAATCTGGGTGAGTCTGATTTCCAGTACAGAGAACTGCTCAGGGTGCTGAAGGACTACGATGTCAAAGGCATGGTGATATGTGAAAGCCCGAACCTGGAGGAAGATGCGCTGCGGCTGCAGGCGACTTATAACAGTCTGTAA